One stretch of Bombina bombina isolate aBomBom1 chromosome 7, aBomBom1.pri, whole genome shotgun sequence DNA includes these proteins:
- the GPANK1 gene encoding G patch domain and ankyrin repeat-containing protein 1 isoform X1, with amino-acid sequence METVVITTKKRKVDAECRAFKPSWTNDFFVVADKGVVLCLICNETLAVFKEYNIKRHYSTKHSSTFDSLTGQDRIDRVNLLKQSVGKLIKSPVKAEKDDSDSPTKISFLIAEAIAKSGKLFSDGEFVKECLGIFASVACPEKRSMVEKISLSHQTIARRVDDLSCNIQTSLVNRLHECEFYSLALDESTDVSDTARLVIFVRGVSKAFEIVEEMLDICPLKSMRTGQDIFEDIKGVLGKFKLPEDKLSGIVTDGSYEMTCDFNGFVNLMFESLPNEILVHHCIIHQEQLCTNTLEMKNMMEKVVSTVKFIRSKGQHHPPFQSFLTEIGSDHDDVIYFSQVPWLSRPDTLVKFWSLLGEIKSFMANKGKDVSFIDDLEWLNDLAFFVDMTKYLAELNMKLQEQDQLVNKLYEHVQAFIQKLELIQKQLVMKKVVYFPTLSTRRAETVNYERYFVLIGYLKDEFQHRFANIITHSEDLSVFSDPFATDAFTAHDKFQLELIGIQNDSNLKRAFVEHDLLTFYSKYISPEMYPNLSRHALRFISLFGSTYCCKKLYSRIKNLKTKSLLTGRHLSAIIRISTSSVQADIDSLCEHSRCQISH; translated from the coding sequence ATGGAAACTGTTGTCATTACAACCAAAAAAAGAAAGGTTGATGCTGAATGTCGGGCCTTCAAACCTTCTTGGACAAATGATTTTTTTGTAGTTGCAGATAAAGGAGTAGTTTTGTGTCTGATATGTAATGAGACATTAGCTGTTTTCAAGGAATATAATATAAAAAGACATTATTCTACAAAACACTCAAGCACATTTGACAGTCTCACGGGTCAGGATAGAATTGATCGAGTGAATTTGCTGAAACAAAGTGttggaaaattaataaaaagtccagTAAAAGCTGAGAAAGATGACTCTGATTCACCAACTAAGATCAGTTTTTTGATTGCCGAAGCAATAGCAAAGAGCGGCAAACTGTTTTCCGATGGGGAATTTGTGAAAGAATGCttgggaatatttgcatctgtggcCTGCCCTGAAAAAAGATCAATGGTTGAGAAAATCAGCCTTTCACACCAGACTATTGCTAGAAGAGTAGATGacttatcatgtaacatacaaacCTCTCTAGTCAATAGACTCCATGAGTGTGAATTTTACAGTTTAGCTCTAGATGAAAGTACAGATGTAAGTGATACAGCTCGTCTGGTGATCTTTGTAAGAGGAGTCAGCAAAGCGTTTGAAATTGTTGAGGAAATGCTTGATATTTGTCCATTGAAAAGCATGAGGACAGGACAAGACATTTTTGAAGACATAAAAGGTGTCTTGGGAAAATTTAAACTTCCAGAGGACAAACTTAGTGGTATAGTAACTGATGggtcatatgaaatgacttgtgatTTCAATGGATTTGTGAATTTAATGTTTGAATCATTGCCTAATGAAATCCTTGTACATCATTGTATCATTCACCAGGAGCAACTTTGTACAAATACCCTTGAGATGAAAAACATGATGGAAAAAGTTGTCTCTACTGTCAAATTCATAAGGTCCAAGGGGCAACATCACCCACCATTCCAGTCTTTTCTTACTGAAATAGGATCAGATCATGATGATGTGATTTACTTCAGCCAAGTTCCCTGGCTCAGTAGACCAGACACACTAGTCAAATTCTGGTCACTGCTTGGCGAAATAAAATCCTTCATGGCCAACAAAGGAAAAGATGTAAGCTTTATCGATGACCTTGAATGGTTGAAcgacttggcattctttgttgatatGACCAAATATCTTGCAGAATTGAACATGAAATTACAAGAACAAGACCAGCTTGTTAATAAACTGTATGAACATGTTCAAGCTTTTATTCAAAAGTTAGAACTAATACAAAAACAATTGGTTATGAAGAAAGTCGTCTATTTTCCAACGCTATCTACAAGGCGTGCTGAGACTGTGAATTATGAAAGGTATTTTGTACTGATCGGCTACCTGAAGGATGAATTTCAGCACAGATTTGCAAATATTATAACACACTCCGAGGATCTTTCAGTGTTTTCCGATCCATTTGCAACTGATGCCTTTACTGCTCATGATAAGTTTCAACTTGAACTAATTGGGATCCAAAATGACAGTAACTTAAAGAGGGCTTTTGTAGAGCATGACCTTCTAACATTTTATAGCAAATATATTtctccagaaatgtatccaaacttaTCACGTCATGCCCTACGATTTATATCCTTGTTTGGCAGTACATATTGCTGCAAAAAGCTCTATTCAAGAATAAAAAATCTCAAAACAAAATCACTCCTGACAGGTCGACATCTATCTGCAATAATCCGTATATCTACATCAAGTGTGCAAGCAGACATTGACAGCTTGTGTGAGCATAGCCGATGCCAGATATctcactaa